A region from the Lepidochelys kempii isolate rLepKem1 chromosome 16, rLepKem1.hap2, whole genome shotgun sequence genome encodes:
- the TLR4 gene encoding toll-like receptor 4 isoform X1 yields MFGREALSFPTCFVLSLATLFLSQLMASSLNPCVEEITNVTYRCMELNLSGVPAEIPPSTQNLDLSFNPLESLTSNYFSAVPALRFLDLTRCRIQTIEDYAFEDLHNLLTLILTANPLWHLGPKAFYSLTSLQKLVAVEDSISSLADLPIGHLHTLQELNVAKNNVDSLKLPKYFSNLTFLRFLSLQSNKISSISTGDLDVLQGEKGLNLTLVLSINDIKYIQLGSFEGIHLHELSLRACFENTSVMKAGIQGLAGLQVNRLVLGEFRNIRRVGDFSNGLLDGLCQVQLQEFVFICFERFYNCTDTLFDCLVNTSIIRMVDIYLNQVSAVPTASRLHQLECKTCKFSEVPALKLSSFKELRVLRITKSKYLTGFLQTFVDLPNLEVLDLSENRLSFIQCCAFYLSGTPKLKHLNLSFNSKISVSGSWSVNELVSLDFQHSKLNGPGSFPVFLSLGKLIYLDISYTNTHVESQCAFCGLESLQVLKMAGNSFKGNNLGDSFMKVTQLLTLDVSSCNLIQVSLSAFSTLNKLQKLNISHNKLLTFDHLAYKPLQALTVLDFSSNQLTVLTEKALESLPSSLVHLDISCNLFDCSCSHLSFLKWAKEHGELLWSTKLMVCNSPEHLKNVSVLNFDLSSCQLSPILMAIYVGPALAGALFLFLIYKYYFNLYYGLVLLSGCRRYADRDDTYDAFVIHSSKDIEWVRKELVETLEGGVPPFHLCLHYRDFTPGVPVASNIIHEGFLSSRKVIAVISDHFMESKWCSFELEIAQSWQFVEGRAGIILIVLEEVNKALLRRKLGLSRYLQRNTYLEWKDREISRHLFWRQLRTALLAGKTEPGSGGN; encoded by the exons GAGATCACCAACGTAACTTACAGATGCATGGAGTTGAACCTCTCTGGAGTTCCCGCTGAAATCCCACCTTCCACCCAGAACTTGGATCTGAGTTTCAACCCACTGGAGTCACTGACCTCAAATTATTTCTCAGCAGTCCCTGCACTGAGGTTTCTGGACCTCACTAG GTGTCGCATCCAGACAATTGAAGACTATGCTTTTGAGGATCTTCATAACTTGCTCACCTTGATTCTGACTGCAAATCCCCTCTGGCATCTGGGTCCAAAAGCCTTCTATAGTTTGACATCCCTGCAAAAGCTGGTAGCTGTGGAAGACAGCATATCCTCGCTAGCTGACCTGCCCATTGGACACTTACATACTCTGCAGGAACTGAATGTGGCCAAGAACAATGTCGACTCTTTGAAGCTCCCCAAATATTTCTCCAACTTGACTTTTCTCCGATTCCTGAGCCTTCAATCGAATAAGATCTCATCTATCTCCACAGGAGACCTGGATGTTTTGCAAGGAGAGAAGGGCCTCAACCTAACATTAGTGCTTTCTATCAATGATATAAAATACATTCAGCTAGGCTCCTTTGAGGGGATTCATCTTCATGAGCTGTCTCTGAGGGCTTGTTTTGAGAACACCAGTGTTATGAAGGCTGGCATCCAAGGCCTTGCTGGCTTACAGGTCAACAGACTAGTTCTTGGAGAGTTCAGGAACATTCGGAGAGTGGGGGACTTTAGTAATGGGCTCCTGGATGGACTGTGTCAGGTGCAGCTTCAGGAGTTTGTGTTCATTTGCTTCGAGAGGTTTTATAATTGCACAGACACTCTCTTTGACTGCCTGGTCAACACCTCCATTATTCGGATGGTGGATATCTACCTCAACCAGGTGTCAGCGGTCCCTACTGCCTCCAGACTACACCAGCTGGAATGCAAGACCTGCAAGTTTAGTGAGGTGCCTGCCCTGAAGCTGTCCTCCTTCAAAGAGCTGAGAGTGCTTCGGATCACCAAAAGCAAATACCTCACTGGCTTCCTGCAGACATTTGTGGATCTGCCTAACCTGGAGGTCCTGGATCTGAGTGAGAACCGGCTCAGCTTCATTCAATGCTGTGCCTTTTACCTGTCTGGGACCCCAAAGTTGAAGCACTTGAACCTGAGCTTCAACTCCAAAATCAGCGTGTCTGGAAGCTGGAGTGTCAATGAGCTGGTGTCTCTGGACTTTCAGCACTCGAAGTTGAATGGTCCTGGCTCCTTTCCTGTCTTCCTCTCCCTTGGGAAACTCATCTACCTTGATATTTCCTACACCAACACTCATGTTGAGTCCCAGTGTGCGTTCTGTGGCTTAGAGTCCCTGCAAGTGCTCAAGATGGCCGGCAACTCCTTTAAGGGCAACAACCTGGGCGACAGCTTCATGAAAGTGACCCAGCTGCTCACCCTGGATGTTTCCAGCTGTAATTTGATACAGGTGTCTCTGAGCGCATTTTCTACCCTTAATAAATTGCAAAAGCTAAACATCAGCCACAACAAGCTGCTGACCTTTGACCACCTGGCCTACAAGCCTCTCCAGGCCCTCACTGTCCTGGACTTTAGCAGCAACCAGCTGACTGTCTTGACAGAAAAGGCTCTGGAGAGCCTGCCGAGCAGCTTGGTCCACCTGGACATCTCTTGCAACCTGTTTGACTGCTCCTGCAGCCACCTGAGTTTCCTGAAGTGGGCCAAGGAGCACGGGGAGCTGCTCTGGAGCACCAAGCTGATGGTCTGCAATAGCCCCGAGCACCTGAAGAATGTGAGTGTGCTGAACTTTGACCTCTCCTCCTGCCAACTCAGTCCCATTCTGATGGCCATCTATGTGGGCCCGGCCCTCGCTGGAGCTCTGTTCTTGTTCCTCATTTACAAATACTACTTCAACCTGTACTACGGGCTGGTACTGCTCAGCGGATGCCGGCGGTATGCGGACAGGGATGACACCTACGACGCCTTTGTCATCCACTCCAGCAAGGACATTGAGTGGGTGAGAAAGGAGCTGGTCGAGACCTTGGAGGGGGGAGTACCCCCCTTCCACCTCTGCCTCCACTACCGGGACTTCACGCCGGGGGTGCCCGTTGCCTCCAACATCATCCACGAAGGGTTCCTGAGCAGCAGGAAAGTCATCGCGGTCATCTCCGACCACTTCATGGAGAGCAAGTGGTGCAGCTTTGAGCTTGAGATCGCCCAGTCCTGGCAGTTCGTGGAGGGCAGAGCTGGCATCATCCTGATTGTGCTGGAGGAAGTGAATAAGGCGCTGCTGAGGCGCAAGCTGGGGCTGTCCCGCTACCTGCAGAGGAACACCTACCTGGAGTGGAAGGACAGGGAAATAAGCAGGCACCTCTTTTGGAGGCAGCTGAGGACGGCCTTGCTAGCTGGCAAAACAGAACCAGGAAGCGGGGGAAACTAA
- the TLR4 gene encoding toll-like receptor 4 isoform X2, giving the protein MELNLSGVPAEIPPSTQNLDLSFNPLESLTSNYFSAVPALRFLDLTRCRIQTIEDYAFEDLHNLLTLILTANPLWHLGPKAFYSLTSLQKLVAVEDSISSLADLPIGHLHTLQELNVAKNNVDSLKLPKYFSNLTFLRFLSLQSNKISSISTGDLDVLQGEKGLNLTLVLSINDIKYIQLGSFEGIHLHELSLRACFENTSVMKAGIQGLAGLQVNRLVLGEFRNIRRVGDFSNGLLDGLCQVQLQEFVFICFERFYNCTDTLFDCLVNTSIIRMVDIYLNQVSAVPTASRLHQLECKTCKFSEVPALKLSSFKELRVLRITKSKYLTGFLQTFVDLPNLEVLDLSENRLSFIQCCAFYLSGTPKLKHLNLSFNSKISVSGSWSVNELVSLDFQHSKLNGPGSFPVFLSLGKLIYLDISYTNTHVESQCAFCGLESLQVLKMAGNSFKGNNLGDSFMKVTQLLTLDVSSCNLIQVSLSAFSTLNKLQKLNISHNKLLTFDHLAYKPLQALTVLDFSSNQLTVLTEKALESLPSSLVHLDISCNLFDCSCSHLSFLKWAKEHGELLWSTKLMVCNSPEHLKNVSVLNFDLSSCQLSPILMAIYVGPALAGALFLFLIYKYYFNLYYGLVLLSGCRRYADRDDTYDAFVIHSSKDIEWVRKELVETLEGGVPPFHLCLHYRDFTPGVPVASNIIHEGFLSSRKVIAVISDHFMESKWCSFELEIAQSWQFVEGRAGIILIVLEEVNKALLRRKLGLSRYLQRNTYLEWKDREISRHLFWRQLRTALLAGKTEPGSGGN; this is encoded by the exons ATGGAGTTGAACCTCTCTGGAGTTCCCGCTGAAATCCCACCTTCCACCCAGAACTTGGATCTGAGTTTCAACCCACTGGAGTCACTGACCTCAAATTATTTCTCAGCAGTCCCTGCACTGAGGTTTCTGGACCTCACTAG GTGTCGCATCCAGACAATTGAAGACTATGCTTTTGAGGATCTTCATAACTTGCTCACCTTGATTCTGACTGCAAATCCCCTCTGGCATCTGGGTCCAAAAGCCTTCTATAGTTTGACATCCCTGCAAAAGCTGGTAGCTGTGGAAGACAGCATATCCTCGCTAGCTGACCTGCCCATTGGACACTTACATACTCTGCAGGAACTGAATGTGGCCAAGAACAATGTCGACTCTTTGAAGCTCCCCAAATATTTCTCCAACTTGACTTTTCTCCGATTCCTGAGCCTTCAATCGAATAAGATCTCATCTATCTCCACAGGAGACCTGGATGTTTTGCAAGGAGAGAAGGGCCTCAACCTAACATTAGTGCTTTCTATCAATGATATAAAATACATTCAGCTAGGCTCCTTTGAGGGGATTCATCTTCATGAGCTGTCTCTGAGGGCTTGTTTTGAGAACACCAGTGTTATGAAGGCTGGCATCCAAGGCCTTGCTGGCTTACAGGTCAACAGACTAGTTCTTGGAGAGTTCAGGAACATTCGGAGAGTGGGGGACTTTAGTAATGGGCTCCTGGATGGACTGTGTCAGGTGCAGCTTCAGGAGTTTGTGTTCATTTGCTTCGAGAGGTTTTATAATTGCACAGACACTCTCTTTGACTGCCTGGTCAACACCTCCATTATTCGGATGGTGGATATCTACCTCAACCAGGTGTCAGCGGTCCCTACTGCCTCCAGACTACACCAGCTGGAATGCAAGACCTGCAAGTTTAGTGAGGTGCCTGCCCTGAAGCTGTCCTCCTTCAAAGAGCTGAGAGTGCTTCGGATCACCAAAAGCAAATACCTCACTGGCTTCCTGCAGACATTTGTGGATCTGCCTAACCTGGAGGTCCTGGATCTGAGTGAGAACCGGCTCAGCTTCATTCAATGCTGTGCCTTTTACCTGTCTGGGACCCCAAAGTTGAAGCACTTGAACCTGAGCTTCAACTCCAAAATCAGCGTGTCTGGAAGCTGGAGTGTCAATGAGCTGGTGTCTCTGGACTTTCAGCACTCGAAGTTGAATGGTCCTGGCTCCTTTCCTGTCTTCCTCTCCCTTGGGAAACTCATCTACCTTGATATTTCCTACACCAACACTCATGTTGAGTCCCAGTGTGCGTTCTGTGGCTTAGAGTCCCTGCAAGTGCTCAAGATGGCCGGCAACTCCTTTAAGGGCAACAACCTGGGCGACAGCTTCATGAAAGTGACCCAGCTGCTCACCCTGGATGTTTCCAGCTGTAATTTGATACAGGTGTCTCTGAGCGCATTTTCTACCCTTAATAAATTGCAAAAGCTAAACATCAGCCACAACAAGCTGCTGACCTTTGACCACCTGGCCTACAAGCCTCTCCAGGCCCTCACTGTCCTGGACTTTAGCAGCAACCAGCTGACTGTCTTGACAGAAAAGGCTCTGGAGAGCCTGCCGAGCAGCTTGGTCCACCTGGACATCTCTTGCAACCTGTTTGACTGCTCCTGCAGCCACCTGAGTTTCCTGAAGTGGGCCAAGGAGCACGGGGAGCTGCTCTGGAGCACCAAGCTGATGGTCTGCAATAGCCCCGAGCACCTGAAGAATGTGAGTGTGCTGAACTTTGACCTCTCCTCCTGCCAACTCAGTCCCATTCTGATGGCCATCTATGTGGGCCCGGCCCTCGCTGGAGCTCTGTTCTTGTTCCTCATTTACAAATACTACTTCAACCTGTACTACGGGCTGGTACTGCTCAGCGGATGCCGGCGGTATGCGGACAGGGATGACACCTACGACGCCTTTGTCATCCACTCCAGCAAGGACATTGAGTGGGTGAGAAAGGAGCTGGTCGAGACCTTGGAGGGGGGAGTACCCCCCTTCCACCTCTGCCTCCACTACCGGGACTTCACGCCGGGGGTGCCCGTTGCCTCCAACATCATCCACGAAGGGTTCCTGAGCAGCAGGAAAGTCATCGCGGTCATCTCCGACCACTTCATGGAGAGCAAGTGGTGCAGCTTTGAGCTTGAGATCGCCCAGTCCTGGCAGTTCGTGGAGGGCAGAGCTGGCATCATCCTGATTGTGCTGGAGGAAGTGAATAAGGCGCTGCTGAGGCGCAAGCTGGGGCTGTCCCGCTACCTGCAGAGGAACACCTACCTGGAGTGGAAGGACAGGGAAATAAGCAGGCACCTCTTTTGGAGGCAGCTGAGGACGGCCTTGCTAGCTGGCAAAACAGAACCAGGAAGCGGGGGAAACTAA